The following coding sequences lie in one Oryza brachyantha chromosome 10, ObraRS2, whole genome shotgun sequence genomic window:
- the LOC121055488 gene encoding uncharacterized protein LOC121055488 — MAATAGDGSASAAAFWTACPHCCYVHSYPRPYVGRRLRCPTAACRRAFSADELPSAPPIVPGADMYFCTWAFFPLGPAAAGGWAPFTPFNPAPAAPTPFPSPAAPATATPSTAAPARPGPTSRKKVCVCLKGRARAEAEQEEEEATAAVVNLEAAAAFEEHSDGIDEKGCTGININETVELSELGFRDDEIELFTTMS, encoded by the coding sequence atggccgccaccgccggcgacggctccgcctccgccgcggcgttcTGGACGGCGTGCCCGCACTGCTGCTACGTGCACTCCTACCCGCGCCCCtacgtcggccgccgcctccgctgcccgaccgccgcctgccgccgcgccttctccgccgacgagctcccctccgcgccgcccatCGTCCCCGGCGCCGACATGTACTTCTGCACCTGGGCgttcttcccgctcggccccgccgccgccggagggtGGGCCCCCTTCACCCCCTTCAACCCCGCCCCCGCTGCGCCCACGCCCttcccctcccccgccgcccccgccaccgccaccccgtccaccgccgcccccgcgcgcCCTGGACCCACTTCGAGGAAGAAGGTGTGCGTGTGCCTCAAGGGGAGGGCCCGCGCCGAggcggagcaggaggaggaggaggcgacggccgccgtcgtcaatctcgaggcggcggcggcgttcgagGAGCACAGCGACGGGATTGACGAGAAGGGCTGCACCGGCATCAACATCAACGAGACGGTGGAGCTGAGCGAGCTGGGGTTCCGCGACGACGAGATCGAGTTGTTCACCACCATGTCCTGA